In the Mycolicibacter sp. MU0102 genome, one interval contains:
- a CDS encoding YnfA family protein — protein MVIRSIALFVLAAIAEIGGAWLVWQGVREHRGLLWAGAGVIALGLYGFVATLQPDAQFGRILAAYGGVFVAGSLAWGMAFDGFRPDRADVLGALICLIGVGVIMYSPR, from the coding sequence ATGGTGATCCGTTCCATCGCGCTGTTCGTGTTGGCTGCCATCGCCGAGATCGGTGGGGCCTGGCTGGTCTGGCAGGGAGTGCGGGAGCACCGCGGCCTGCTGTGGGCCGGCGCCGGGGTGATCGCTCTGGGGCTCTACGGCTTCGTCGCCACCTTGCAGCCCGACGCCCAATTCGGCCGGATCCTGGCCGCCTACGGTGGGGTGTTCGTCGCCGGCTCGCTGGCATGGGGCATGGCGTTCGACGGATTCCGGCCCGACCGCGCGGACGTCCTGGGTGCGCTGATCTGTCTGATCGGCGTGGGCGTGATCATGTATTCGCCGCGCTGA
- a CDS encoding HdeD family acid-resistance protein, protein MCQTSAMETSVSSLLPNLWKSTLVSGVMALVLGVLVLVWPGRSIIAAAVLFGVYLIVTGIAQLIFAFSLPVMSAGGRVLLFLSGTASVILAVLCFRHFNSDEEALAVLLLAIWVAVGFIFRGVATAVAAISDPALPGRGWQIFMGVVSLLAGLVTLASPFASLWVLAVVVGSWLIVIGIVEIVTALKIRSASHKVATALSAG, encoded by the coding sequence TTGTGCCAGACTTCGGCCATGGAAACATCGGTTTCGAGCCTGCTGCCGAATCTGTGGAAGTCGACACTGGTGTCTGGTGTCATGGCCCTCGTCTTGGGCGTGCTGGTGTTGGTCTGGCCGGGCCGGTCCATCATCGCCGCTGCTGTGCTGTTCGGTGTGTATCTGATCGTCACCGGAATCGCGCAGTTGATCTTCGCTTTCAGCCTGCCCGTCATGTCCGCCGGCGGACGGGTGTTGCTGTTCCTCAGCGGCACCGCGTCGGTGATTCTGGCGGTCCTGTGTTTCCGGCACTTCAACTCCGACGAAGAAGCCCTGGCGGTGTTGCTGCTGGCCATCTGGGTCGCGGTCGGCTTCATCTTCCGCGGGGTGGCGACCGCCGTGGCGGCCATCAGCGACCCGGCGCTGCCGGGCCGGGGTTGGCAGATCTTCATGGGCGTGGTCAGTCTGCTGGCCGGTCTGGTGACACTGGCCTCGCCGTTCGCCTCGCTGTGGGTGCTGGCGGTGGTCGTCGGCAGCTGGCTGATCGTCATCGGAATCGTCGAGATCGTCACCGCGCTCAAGATTCGGAGCGCATCCCACAAAGTCGCTACTGCGCTGTCGGCCGGGTAG
- a CDS encoding alpha/beta hydrolase has protein sequence MRRLLAVLGSLAGLATTINGYRPLTKRGYPSLYAFAFGLFASELPLQLIAGQSTALAAVSRRLSPRVRRISWLLSALSWLGLLGLNYAGRMANKRLTAALDAELGAGRRTESRDLWKRPGPDAEIAKAPGVVRMMRVYQDYATDSDIPYGEYGGRNTLDVWRHRDLPRDGRAPVLLQIPGGAWMVGSKRGQAHPLMAHLVERGWVCVSINYRLSPRSTWPDHIIDVKRALAWTKAHIADYGGDPDWVAVTGGSAGGHLCALTALTANDPRFQPGFADADTSVRAAVPFYGIYDFTGETGLHPLLTPALGAYVFKQSRRRFPDTYRDASPMTYLSADAPPFFVLHGTNDSLVPVEQGRAFADRLREVSTSPVVYAELPLAQHAFDIFGSPRAAHTAVAVEQFLAEVYARQTTQIISGR, from the coding sequence ATGCGAAGGCTTTTGGCCGTGCTCGGTTCGCTGGCCGGTCTGGCCACCACCATCAACGGGTATCGCCCGCTGACCAAGCGCGGTTATCCGTCGCTGTACGCGTTCGCCTTCGGCCTGTTCGCCTCGGAGCTGCCGTTGCAGCTCATCGCCGGACAATCCACGGCGTTGGCGGCGGTCAGCCGGCGGCTCTCACCGCGGGTTCGGCGGATCAGCTGGCTGCTGTCGGCGCTGTCCTGGCTGGGCCTGTTGGGGCTGAACTATGCCGGGCGGATGGCCAATAAGCGGTTGACCGCGGCGCTGGACGCCGAACTGGGTGCGGGACGACGCACCGAAAGCCGGGACCTGTGGAAGCGGCCGGGCCCGGACGCGGAAATCGCCAAGGCACCCGGCGTGGTCCGCATGATGCGGGTCTACCAGGACTACGCCACCGACTCCGACATCCCCTACGGCGAGTACGGCGGCCGCAACACCCTCGATGTGTGGCGGCATCGCGACCTGCCCCGCGACGGTCGCGCGCCGGTGCTGTTGCAGATCCCCGGCGGCGCCTGGATGGTGGGAAGCAAACGCGGCCAAGCACATCCGCTGATGGCCCACCTGGTCGAGCGCGGTTGGGTGTGTGTGTCGATCAACTACCGGCTGAGCCCGCGTTCCACCTGGCCCGACCACATCATCGACGTCAAACGGGCACTGGCCTGGACCAAAGCCCACATCGCCGATTACGGCGGCGACCCGGATTGGGTCGCGGTGACCGGTGGCTCTGCAGGTGGTCACCTGTGCGCCCTGACTGCGCTGACCGCCAACGATCCGCGTTTCCAGCCGGGTTTCGCCGACGCCGACACCAGCGTGCGGGCGGCGGTGCCGTTCTATGGGATCTACGACTTCACCGGTGAGACCGGATTGCATCCGTTGCTGACCCCGGCTTTGGGGGCCTACGTGTTCAAGCAGAGCCGGCGGCGCTTCCCCGACACCTACCGCGACGCCTCCCCGATGACGTACTTGTCTGCCGACGCGCCACCCTTTTTCGTGCTGCACGGAACCAATGATTCGTTGGTGCCGGTGGAGCAGGGCCGCGCATTTGCCGACCGGCTACGGGAAGTCAGCACGAGCCCGGTGGTCTATGCCGAGTTGCCTTTGGCTCAGCACGCTTTCGACATCTTCGGCTCGCCCCGGGCTGCGCATACAGCGGTCGCCGTCGAGCAGTTCCTCGCCGAGGTCTACGCGCGGCAGACCACGCAGATCATCTCGGGCCGCTGA
- a CDS encoding NINE protein, whose product MTVPSWPPPGPQGGGQPYPPPPGYPGPYPGYPDVWAPYGRHPRTGQPYSPKAKVTAALLQLLGFFGFLGFGRMYLGQTGLGLVQLLIGVLATVTTYGLGIVVPFVWGVIDAILMLTGRVHDKQGRPLRDGS is encoded by the coding sequence ATGACCGTTCCGTCGTGGCCCCCACCGGGGCCGCAGGGCGGGGGACAGCCCTACCCGCCACCGCCGGGCTATCCGGGGCCGTATCCGGGCTACCCGGACGTGTGGGCGCCCTACGGCCGTCATCCGCGCACGGGCCAGCCCTATTCACCGAAGGCGAAAGTCACCGCCGCACTGTTGCAGCTGTTGGGGTTCTTCGGATTCCTCGGGTTCGGTCGCATGTATCTGGGCCAGACCGGGCTGGGCCTGGTCCAGCTGTTGATCGGTGTGTTGGCCACCGTCACGACCTACGGGCTGGGCATCGTCGTACCGTTCGTCTGGGGTGTCATCGACGCGATCCTGATGCTGACCGGGCGGGTGCATGACAAACAGGGTCGACCGCTGCGCGACGGCAGCTGA
- a CDS encoding adenylate/guanylate cyclase domain-containing protein: MSVKRFLAVPAEASSPYRRTHCIPARTRHYAARLSQRLRILKLSAGLAALISAGWGMLEIWVDPAYWWIGAINLVAAVALALTPLLYHYGELIAPLTFVAIAYSTTAVVCWVVGTGSGIQFYFLASASISVLILGVDRIKLAAVVAGIGAALTIALQFLVPADNLHQPEWLHNLSYVLVVVSACFMVVATVWFALREISHAEAAMEAEYERSEALLANILPTAVADRLKNPAVDVIADSYPDASVLFADIADFTRRASQTDPGQLVGFLNELYSGLDRLVDQHGLEKIKTSGDSYMVVSGVPDPRPDHLHALARLALDIAATVAELRDPLGRPVSLRIGLATGPVVAGVVGNRRFFYDVWGDAVNLASRMESTGAQDRIQVPQAVHERLNDDFVFEERGDVDVKGKGVMRTWFLVNARPPASHGPAPRSLSATPAG, translated from the coding sequence GTGTCCGTCAAGCGGTTCCTCGCGGTGCCGGCCGAGGCTTCCAGTCCCTACCGGCGCACACACTGCATACCGGCCCGCACGCGCCATTACGCGGCGCGGCTGTCGCAGCGGCTGCGGATCCTCAAGTTGTCCGCTGGACTCGCGGCGCTCATCAGCGCGGGCTGGGGAATGCTGGAGATCTGGGTTGACCCGGCCTACTGGTGGATCGGCGCGATCAACCTCGTCGCCGCGGTCGCGCTGGCCCTGACCCCGCTGCTGTATCACTATGGCGAACTCATCGCGCCGCTGACCTTCGTCGCTATCGCCTACTCGACCACCGCGGTCGTCTGCTGGGTGGTGGGCACCGGGTCGGGGATCCAGTTCTATTTCCTGGCCTCGGCATCGATCAGCGTGCTGATTCTGGGCGTGGACCGGATCAAGCTCGCCGCCGTGGTGGCCGGCATCGGTGCCGCGCTCACGATCGCCCTGCAGTTCCTGGTTCCGGCCGACAACCTGCACCAACCGGAATGGCTGCACAACCTGTCCTATGTGCTGGTGGTGGTGTCGGCCTGCTTCATGGTGGTCGCCACGGTCTGGTTCGCGCTGCGCGAGATCTCCCACGCCGAAGCGGCGATGGAGGCCGAGTACGAACGGTCTGAGGCCCTGCTGGCCAACATTTTGCCCACGGCGGTCGCCGACCGACTCAAGAACCCGGCGGTGGACGTGATCGCCGACAGCTACCCCGACGCCTCGGTGCTGTTCGCTGACATCGCCGACTTCACTCGGCGGGCCAGCCAGACCGACCCGGGCCAACTGGTCGGGTTCCTCAATGAGCTCTACAGCGGGCTGGACCGGCTGGTGGATCAACATGGCCTGGAGAAGATCAAGACCAGCGGCGACTCCTACATGGTGGTCAGCGGCGTTCCCGACCCCAGACCCGATCACCTGCATGCGCTGGCACGGCTGGCGCTCGACATCGCCGCCACCGTCGCAGAGCTGCGTGATCCGTTGGGCCGGCCGGTGTCGTTGCGGATCGGCCTGGCCACCGGGCCGGTGGTGGCCGGAGTCGTCGGCAACCGCCGGTTCTTCTACGACGTGTGGGGCGACGCGGTGAACCTGGCCTCCCGGATGGAGTCGACCGGCGCTCAGGATCGCATCCAGGTGCCGCAAGCGGTCCACGAACGCCTCAACGATGACTTCGTGTTCGAGGAGCGCGGCGACGTCGACGTCAAAGGCAAGGGCGTCATGCGGACCTGGTTTCTGGTCAATGCCCGTCCGCCGGCCTCGCACGGTCCGGCGCCGCGATCGCTGTCCGCGACTCCAGCGGGCTGA
- the lgt gene encoding prolipoprotein diacylglyceryl transferase, which translates to MTLDWLTYFPSPARGVWHLGPVPIRAYALCIIIGIVAALLLGDRRWRARGGEPGVIYDIALWAVPFGLIGGRLYHLMTDWRTYFGEGGVGWEATPRIWDGGLGIWGAVALGGVGAWIGCRRRGISLPAFGDAVAPGIVLAQAIGRIGNYFNQELYGRETTLPWGLEIFWREDAAGVRDPHLLDGVSTGELYKIVQPTFLYELLWNLVVFLVLIYADRRFRMGHGRLFALYVAGYCIGRFGIELLRDDAATHIAGIRVNSFTSTFVFIGAVVYILLATKGREDPEAIRRAWQPEESTEQDTEAEAEPESEAEPHEVHDEHDESDDKELAAAGVANGVGSVVRVPKRLTGESDSADTDETGEAGDDEPEATDEEESDAVVAEPEAEDDTEADEETPVEDADEADEEAEDGSDEEEAEAEPAGDAEDAPEPEVAQEDPAEESAEPEAAPDADEDEAVDSEPDSDVAEESDDSDDAEHPDDPVDEVTDEPEAVEADNDSDESDESEEPDASDEADQH; encoded by the coding sequence ATGACGTTGGATTGGCTCACCTATTTTCCCAGTCCTGCGCGCGGTGTCTGGCACCTCGGACCGGTGCCGATCCGGGCCTACGCACTGTGCATCATCATCGGCATCGTCGCCGCCCTGCTGCTCGGTGATCGCCGGTGGCGGGCCCGTGGCGGCGAACCGGGCGTCATCTATGACATCGCGCTGTGGGCGGTGCCGTTCGGGCTGATCGGCGGTCGGCTCTATCACCTGATGACCGACTGGCGTACCTACTTCGGCGAGGGTGGCGTCGGATGGGAAGCGACGCCGCGGATCTGGGACGGCGGTCTGGGGATCTGGGGCGCGGTAGCGCTCGGCGGGGTCGGCGCGTGGATCGGTTGTCGGCGCCGAGGGATCTCACTGCCGGCGTTCGGCGATGCCGTCGCCCCCGGGATCGTGTTGGCGCAGGCCATCGGGCGCATCGGGAACTACTTCAATCAGGAGCTCTACGGCAGGGAGACAACGCTGCCGTGGGGTCTGGAGATCTTCTGGCGCGAAGACGCCGCCGGGGTTCGCGACCCACACCTGCTCGACGGCGTGTCGACCGGCGAGCTCTACAAGATCGTCCAGCCCACGTTCTTGTACGAATTGTTGTGGAACCTCGTGGTGTTCCTCGTGCTGATCTACGCCGACCGACGGTTCCGGATGGGGCACGGACGGTTGTTCGCGCTCTACGTCGCCGGCTACTGCATCGGCCGGTTCGGCATCGAGCTGCTCCGTGACGATGCGGCGACCCATATCGCCGGGATACGAGTCAACTCATTCACCTCGACGTTCGTCTTCATCGGTGCGGTGGTGTACATCCTGCTCGCGACCAAGGGCCGAGAAGATCCCGAAGCCATCCGTCGCGCTTGGCAACCCGAGGAGTCCACCGAGCAGGACACTGAGGCAGAGGCAGAGCCCGAGTCCGAAGCCGAGCCGCACGAAGTGCACGACGAGCACGACGAGTCCGACGACAAAGAGCTGGCGGCGGCCGGCGTCGCCAACGGCGTCGGCTCAGTGGTTCGGGTGCCGAAAAGGCTTACCGGCGAATCCGATTCAGCCGACACCGACGAAACCGGCGAAGCCGGCGACGACGAACCCGAGGCGACCGACGAGGAAGAGTCGGACGCGGTGGTCGCCGAGCCGGAAGCCGAGGACGACACCGAGGCTGACGAGGAGACCCCCGTCGAAGACGCCGACGAGGCCGACGAGGAGGCCGAGGACGGCAGCGACGAGGAGGAGGCCGAGGCCGAGCCGGCTGGCGACGCTGAGGACGCCCCGGAGCCCGAGGTCGCCCAGGAGGACCCAGCCGAGGAGTCGGCCGAGCCCGAAGCAGCGCCGGATGCCGACGAAGACGAAGCGGTTGATTCCGAACCGGACAGCGACGTCGCAGAAGAATCCGACGACTCAGACGACGCCGAACACCCCGACGATCCCGTTGACGAAGTGACCGACGAACCCGAAGCCGTCGAAGCCGACAACGACTCGGACGAGTCCGACGAATCAGAAGAACCGGACGCCTCGGACGAGGCTGACCAGCACTGA
- a CDS encoding DUF4190 domain-containing protein, with product MPESGMPSLSPESQQSWPSPGPSYPPPPGYGYPAPGQYPGYPPPAAPPVLKNGAGIAALIVAIAGIVTALSVIGGVGLGLAAIVLGLIGRGRAKRGEADNGGVALAGIVLGALAVIAGIGCIFVYVGIWRTAGAGDYVACMSKAGSDTDAQQQCTERFREHFENTFGSGADAPMVQEESDSALMPA from the coding sequence ATGCCCGAGTCCGGCATGCCCTCGCTGTCGCCTGAGTCTCAGCAATCCTGGCCGTCGCCCGGTCCCAGCTATCCCCCGCCGCCGGGCTACGGGTATCCGGCGCCCGGGCAGTACCCCGGCTATCCGCCGCCTGCGGCGCCGCCGGTGCTCAAGAACGGTGCGGGCATCGCGGCCCTGATTGTTGCGATCGCCGGCATCGTGACCGCGTTGTCGGTGATCGGTGGCGTGGGACTGGGCCTGGCGGCCATCGTGCTCGGACTCATCGGTCGCGGCCGGGCCAAGCGCGGGGAAGCCGACAACGGTGGTGTCGCACTCGCCGGGATCGTCTTGGGTGCGCTGGCGGTGATCGCCGGTATCGGCTGCATCTTCGTCTACGTCGGCATTTGGCGGACCGCCGGCGCTGGTGACTACGTGGCGTGCATGAGCAAGGCCGGTTCGGACACCGACGCCCAGCAGCAGTGCACCGAACGATTCCGCGAGCACTTCGAGAACACCTTCGGCAGCGGTGCCGACGCCCCCATGGTGCAGGAGGAATCGGACTCCGCGCTGATGCCGGCCTAG
- the pyk gene encoding pyruvate kinase has product MNRRGKIVCTLGPVTHSAEMVRALVDAGMDVARLNFSHGDHKDHQLSYEWVRAASDATGRAVGVLADLQGPKIRLGRFADGPVYWANGETVRITVSDCPGDHDRVSTTYKQLAADAAPGDRVLVDDGKVGLVVEHIDGDDVVCTVTEGGPVSNHKGISLPGMNVSAPALSEKDIEDLEFALELGVDIVALSFVRSPSDVELVHEVMDRVGRRVPVVAKMEKPEAIENLEAVVLAFDAVMVARGDLGVELALEEVPLVQKRVIQVARENARPVIVATQMLESMIENFRPTRAEASDVANAVLDGADAVMLSGETAVGKHALDAVRTMSRIICAVEQNSTAAPPLTHVPRTKRGVISFAAREIGERLDAKALVAFTQSGDTVRRLARLHTPLPLLAFTALPEIRSQLAMTWGTETFIVPQAHTTDGMIRQVDKALLDLGRYERGDLMVIVAGAPPGTEGSTNMIHVHRLGEDDI; this is encoded by the coding sequence GTGAATAGACGCGGAAAGATCGTCTGCACTCTTGGCCCTGTGACTCACTCCGCGGAGATGGTCCGGGCCCTAGTCGACGCGGGCATGGACGTGGCTCGCCTGAACTTCAGCCACGGTGATCACAAAGACCACCAGTTGTCCTACGAGTGGGTGCGTGCCGCTTCGGATGCGACCGGGCGGGCCGTCGGTGTGCTGGCCGACCTACAGGGCCCCAAGATCCGGTTGGGGCGCTTCGCCGACGGACCCGTGTACTGGGCCAACGGCGAGACGGTGCGGATCACCGTCTCCGACTGCCCCGGGGACCACGACCGGGTGTCGACCACCTACAAGCAGCTGGCCGCTGATGCAGCTCCGGGTGACCGGGTGCTGGTCGACGACGGCAAGGTCGGTCTGGTGGTGGAGCACATCGACGGTGACGACGTGGTCTGCACGGTCACCGAGGGCGGTCCGGTCAGCAACCACAAGGGCATTTCGCTGCCCGGCATGAACGTCTCGGCTCCGGCGCTGTCGGAGAAGGACATCGAGGACCTGGAGTTCGCGCTGGAGCTCGGCGTCGACATCGTGGCGTTGTCGTTCGTGCGCTCGCCGTCGGACGTGGAACTGGTGCACGAGGTGATGGACCGAGTCGGCCGTCGCGTCCCGGTGGTCGCCAAGATGGAGAAGCCGGAGGCCATCGAGAACCTCGAGGCCGTGGTCCTGGCCTTCGATGCGGTCATGGTGGCTCGCGGTGACCTGGGCGTGGAACTGGCGCTCGAAGAGGTGCCGCTGGTGCAGAAGCGCGTCATCCAGGTGGCACGCGAGAACGCCCGCCCGGTGATCGTGGCGACCCAGATGCTCGAGTCGATGATCGAGAACTTCCGGCCCACCCGGGCGGAGGCCTCCGACGTGGCCAACGCGGTGCTCGACGGCGCCGACGCGGTGATGCTTTCGGGGGAGACCGCGGTGGGCAAGCACGCTCTAGATGCCGTGCGCACCATGAGCCGGATCATCTGTGCGGTGGAGCAGAACTCCACGGCGGCACCGCCGTTGACGCACGTGCCGCGTACCAAGCGGGGCGTGATCTCGTTCGCGGCACGCGAGATCGGTGAACGCCTGGATGCCAAGGCATTGGTGGCGTTCACCCAATCGGGTGACACCGTGCGACGGCTGGCCCGGTTGCACACCCCGCTGCCGTTGTTGGCGTTCACCGCGCTGCCCGAGATTCGCAGCCAGTTGGCAATGACCTGGGGGACCGAGACTTTCATCGTCCCGCAGGCACACACCACCGACGGGATGATCCGCCAGGTGGACAAGGCGCTGCTCGATCTGGGGCGTTACGAGCGCGGTGATCTGATGGTGATCGTCGCGGGTGCCCCGCCGGGAACCGAGGGCTCGACCAACATGATCCACGTGCACCGTCTCGGGGAGGACGACATCTAG
- a CDS encoding acyl-CoA thioesterase II produces the protein MPAEPNTDLEELLAVLDLKSVDDDVFVGTHPSKTPIRTFGGQLMAQSFVAASRTVAEHLPPGALSVHFINGGDPARDIEFRVHRLRDERRFANRRVDALQGDTLIATSMVSYLSAGSGLEHSVEAPTVAEPESLPRLRELLTGYEEVVPGFVKAPHPVEWRYANDPAWVMRDKGGQLGHNRVWLKADGVIPEDPVLHTAMMVYSSDTTVLDSIITTHGLSWGFDRIFAASANHTLWFHRPIRFDDWVLYATSSPVAADSRGLGTGHFFDRSGQVLATVTQEGVLKYFPSSKR, from the coding sequence GTGCCGGCCGAGCCGAACACGGATCTCGAGGAACTGCTGGCCGTACTGGATCTCAAGAGTGTCGACGACGACGTCTTCGTCGGAACGCACCCGAGCAAGACGCCGATACGCACGTTCGGCGGTCAATTGATGGCCCAGTCGTTCGTCGCCGCCAGCCGTACCGTCGCTGAGCACCTGCCGCCCGGTGCGCTGTCGGTTCACTTCATCAACGGTGGTGATCCGGCCCGCGACATCGAATTCCGGGTGCACCGGCTGCGCGACGAACGCCGGTTCGCCAATCGCCGGGTCGACGCGCTGCAGGGTGACACCTTGATCGCCACGTCGATGGTCTCCTACCTCTCCGCCGGGAGCGGGCTGGAGCACAGCGTCGAGGCGCCCACGGTCGCCGAGCCCGAGTCGTTGCCGCGGCTGCGCGAGCTGCTCACCGGTTACGAGGAAGTCGTCCCGGGCTTCGTCAAGGCGCCGCACCCGGTCGAGTGGCGCTACGCCAACGATCCGGCCTGGGTGATGCGCGACAAGGGCGGCCAACTGGGCCACAACCGGGTCTGGCTCAAGGCCGACGGGGTGATCCCCGAGGACCCGGTGCTGCACACCGCGATGATGGTCTACTCGTCGGACACCACGGTGCTCGACTCGATCATCACCACCCACGGTCTGTCATGGGGCTTCGACCGGATCTTCGCGGCCAGCGCCAACCACACACTGTGGTTTCACCGGCCGATCCGGTTCGACGACTGGGTGCTGTATGCGACGTCGTCACCGGTGGCCGCGGACTCCCGTGGGCTGGGCACCGGACACTTCTTCGATCGATCCGGACAAGTGCTGGCCACCGTCACGCAAGAAGGCGTGCTGAAGTACTTCCCGAGCTCGAAGCGCTAG
- the trpA gene encoding tryptophan synthase subunit alpha: MSDHSGDRLAPLFAACRAEGRAALIGYLPTGYPDVPGSIAALTTLVESGCDLIEVGVPYSDPGMDGPTIARATETALQGGVRVRDTLTAVEAITKAGGRAVVMTYWNPVLRYGVDAFARDLASAGGLGLITPDLIVDEADDWLAASEQHALDRIFLVAPSSTPQRLSETVKATSGFVYAASTMGVTGARNTVSNAAPELVARVREVSDIPVGVGLGVRSGAQAAEIGAYTDGVIVGSALVTALADGLAELRALTQELASGVRQKVSTQ; the protein is encoded by the coding sequence GTGAGCGACCACTCCGGCGACCGGCTGGCCCCGCTGTTCGCCGCGTGCCGTGCCGAGGGCCGCGCCGCGCTGATCGGCTATCTGCCGACTGGCTACCCGGACGTGCCGGGCTCCATCGCCGCGTTGACCACCCTCGTCGAATCCGGTTGTGACCTCATCGAAGTCGGCGTGCCCTATTCCGATCCCGGAATGGACGGCCCGACTATCGCACGCGCCACCGAGACCGCCCTGCAGGGCGGGGTGCGGGTGCGCGACACGCTGACCGCAGTGGAGGCCATCACCAAGGCCGGCGGACGCGCCGTGGTGATGACGTACTGGAACCCGGTGCTGCGTTACGGCGTCGACGCCTTCGCTCGCGACCTGGCGTCAGCCGGTGGGCTGGGTCTGATCACCCCGGACCTGATCGTCGACGAGGCAGACGACTGGCTGGCCGCTTCCGAACAGCACGCGCTGGATCGGATCTTCCTGGTGGCGCCTTCCTCGACGCCGCAGCGTCTGTCCGAGACCGTCAAAGCGACCAGCGGATTCGTCTACGCCGCCTCCACGATGGGTGTCACCGGCGCCCGCAACACGGTGTCGAACGCCGCGCCGGAGCTGGTGGCCAGGGTTCGCGAGGTCTCCGACATCCCCGTCGGCGTGGGACTGGGCGTGCGCTCGGGCGCGCAAGCCGCCGAGATCGGTGCCTACACCGACGGTGTCATCGTCGGTTCGGCGCTGGTCACCGCACTCGCAGATGGTCTGGCCGAGCTTCGAGCATTGACGCAGGAGCTTGCTTCCGGTGTGCGTCAAAAGGTTTCCACCCAATGA
- the trpB gene encoding tryptophan synthase subunit beta, translating to MSDTAQPSIPRASAGIAEPSRHEPDARGHFGVYGGRYVAEALMAVIEEVTAAYDKVRNDREFLDTLDNLQTHYTGRPSPLYEAERLTAHAGGARIFLKREDLNHTGSHKINNVLGQALLARYMGKTRVIAETGAGQHGVATATACALLGLECVIYMGAVDTRRQALNVARMRLLGAEVVSVESGSQTLKDAINEAFRDWVTNADRTYYCFGTAAGPHPFPAMVRDFQRIVGLETRVQIQQMAGRLPDAVVACVGGGSNAIGIFHAFIDDPAVRLVGFEAGGDGVDTGRHAATFAGGSPGAFQGSFSYLLQDEDGQTIESHSISAGLDYPGVGPEHAWLRETGRAEYRPITDTEAMDAFGILCRTEGIIPAIESAHAVAGALKLATELGPGKVIVVNLSGRGDKDVETAAKWFGLFDETGDGS from the coding sequence ATGTCAGACACCGCGCAGCCGAGCATTCCGCGTGCCAGCGCCGGAATTGCTGAGCCGTCCCGCCACGAGCCCGATGCCCGCGGGCACTTCGGCGTCTACGGGGGCCGCTACGTCGCCGAAGCGCTGATGGCGGTCATCGAAGAGGTCACCGCGGCGTACGACAAAGTGCGCAACGATCGGGAGTTCCTGGACACTCTCGACAACCTGCAGACGCACTACACAGGCCGGCCCTCACCGCTGTATGAGGCCGAGCGCCTGACTGCGCACGCCGGGGGAGCCCGCATCTTTTTGAAGCGGGAAGACTTGAACCACACCGGTTCTCACAAGATCAACAACGTGCTGGGTCAGGCGCTGTTGGCGCGCTACATGGGTAAGACCCGGGTGATCGCCGAGACCGGCGCCGGCCAGCACGGCGTTGCGACGGCAACGGCCTGCGCGCTGCTCGGCCTGGAGTGCGTGATCTACATGGGCGCCGTCGACACCCGCCGCCAGGCACTCAACGTGGCCCGGATGCGGCTGCTGGGCGCCGAAGTGGTCTCGGTCGAATCGGGTTCGCAGACCCTCAAAGACGCCATCAACGAGGCCTTCCGCGACTGGGTCACCAACGCGGACCGCACCTACTACTGCTTCGGCACCGCAGCCGGGCCGCACCCGTTCCCGGCTATGGTGCGCGATTTCCAGCGGATCGTCGGGCTGGAAACGCGTGTGCAGATTCAGCAGATGGCCGGCCGGTTGCCCGACGCGGTGGTGGCGTGTGTGGGCGGCGGCTCCAACGCCATCGGCATCTTCCACGCGTTCATCGACGACCCCGCTGTTCGCCTTGTCGGTTTCGAAGCCGGCGGCGACGGTGTGGACACCGGGCGGCACGCGGCGACCTTCGCGGGCGGTTCACCGGGTGCCTTCCAGGGCTCGTTCTCCTACCTGCTGCAGGACGAGGACGGTCAGACCATCGAATCGCACTCGATCTCGGCTGGGCTGGATTACCCGGGTGTGGGCCCGGAGCACGCCTGGCTGCGTGAGACCGGCCGCGCCGAATACCGGCCGATCACCGACACCGAGGCGATGGATGCTTTCGGAATCCTCTGCCGCACTGAGGGAATCATTCCGGCAATCGAATCAGCACACGCGGTGGCCGGAGCGCTCAAGCTGGCGACCGAGCTGGGACCCGGCAAGGTCATCGTGGTCAATCTGTCCGGTCGGGGCGACAAAGACGTGGAGACCGCGGCCAAGTGGTTCGGCCTGTTCGACGAGACGGGAGACGGGTCGTGA